A segment of the Patescibacteria group bacterium genome:
TGACATTTTCTAGCACAGACTTTTCGTGTTTGGCATAACCCTTAACAGTACTAATGAGGTTCGGAATCAGGTCTAAGCGGCGCTTCATCTGAACCGTGATATCACTGAGGGCTTCATCGGCCTTAATACGCAAGCGCACTAAGCTATTGTAGGTAGCCCACAATGCTATCGCCAGAACCACTATTACCGCTAGTATTACCCAAATAACTATCATGCTGCCTCCGATTATTTATATTATCTATTATACTACTGTTAATAGATAATAAAACCCCATAGAAATTCGGTTTCACCATAACCCTGGCTCAGCAGCTACAGTTGCTATACCCTTTTTTTATTCTTAATGGTCTCCAGGATTTCTCGAGATGATAATTTCATAATTGTGTCCCAGGTCAAATCCAAGTTATTGTGCAGTAATCCTTTTACAAGCCAATATCCTATCGAATACCCAGCCCAATGCTCATAGGTGCTATTACCGTAGAGTACTCCATCAATCAAATCACGATCTTTTGAAAAGAGGGTTTTATCGTCCATATCATTAAATATTTTGAAAGCTTTATCTTCAGTAAGGGCTATGGCCCAAGCAGCCGAAGACTTGTCAAAAAAATTCTCTCTGAAATTTTCTGCTAGCCCCTCCATAACCATTTTATCAAGCAGGGTATGGTCGTTTAAAATATCATAATGATAATAATTAAAAATAGTATGGTTAAGTTCATGAGCTACTGTATTTTCCAAAGACTTTTTTGTCCATAATTCGGCAGAAAGAAAAATATAAAAGACGCAGCTATAAGGGGTAAAACCCATAACACCCTGCATTGCCACATCTACCTCCGTTGGCAAATAAGGCAAAACATAAACATAATTCTTTATAGGTATCGCAAGATGGCTATTATATTTCAAGGCTGCCTCCTCGATACAATCTCTGATCTCTTGCACTTGTGCCTTCGAAGGCACCTTGTAATCATCAATATCTGCATCGCCAATAAGGCCCAGGATATGGCTTCGTAGCATTTTTTCGTCAAAAAACCCTGCCCGGTCAATACTGCCGCTCTCTCTCATTACATCTAATATCAAATCTACAAGTTTTGCCTTGTTTTTCGGATTGTTCTTATTGTTTGGAAAATAAAATTCAATTTGTACTAAATCTGATTTCATACCACTATATTAACAGAATAAAAACAGGACAGAAAGTTTAGCTCTCTGTCCTGAAGATTACGCTATCCATAAAAAATAACCCCTAGCGGGGCTACTTTTTATGGTGGGCAAGGAGGGACTCGAACCCTCAAGCCCTAAGGCAACGGATTTTAAGTCCGTCGTGTATACCAGTTCCACCACTCGCCCAATAATATGGAGGCGCGTACCGGATTTGAACCGGTGTAGAAGGTTTTGCAGACCTTTGCCTAACCACTCGGCCAACGCGCCATGCAAGATATATTATACCTTGCTTGTCCAATCTGTAAAAGGGTGGAAATGTAGCGTGTTTTTTGATATGATATTTGGCGTAAGTTCAAGGATATACCGTATTTAAGCGGCGAGATAGCTCAGCTGGTAGAGCAGTGGCCTGAAGAGCCATGTGTCCTCGGTTCGATCCCGAGTCTCGCCACCATTACATGCAATGCTTTTCGTCAAAGCCTTACACGCGGGTATAGCTCAGCTGTTTAGAGCGCATCCTTTCCAAGGATGAGGCCGGAGGTTAAAGCCCTTCTGCCCGCACCAGAGATATAGTCAAATATACATTCTACAAATATGCGGGTGTAGCTCAGTTGTTTAGAGCGCTTCCTTGCCAAGGAAGAGGTCGAGAGTTAGAGTCTCTTCACCCGCACCAGTAATGTTATACTTTAGTTATCGATAATATTTTACAAAAAATTATAGACGGTGAATATATAATTCAGCCAAATATCTACATTGCAAGAGATGGCGGTACGCTTGCTTTTGCTATTAAAAACAGTTCAGGTCAGGGACATACGGTTTTTCTTGATAGACGTATATCTTCCGAAACTAAGAATGTGTTTTTTATAGATGGATATCCAGCTTCAGAGGACTCAGTCCAGCTTGGTAAAAATGATGACTTAGTTGTAAAAGTTGAATCAGCACTCAGAAGCTAAGCTAGTGATAATTAAGTAGACTATCACTGAGTAGAAACATTTTAGCTCGATACTTTAACTTTTCGTCACTGACTGCATCGATTGCAGATGTTTGAAAAGCGAATAAATATCAATATTAGCATTCAATGGCGCGATTCAAATATTTACAGAATAATGCTTTAATAGTATAATTATCAGGTTCGCGGGTGATTAGCTCAGTTGGCTAGAGCGCTTCGTTTACACCGAAGATGTCGGGGGTTCGAGTCCCTCATCACCCACCATAATAAGAACCCTGCTTGTCAGGGTTTTTATTATGCGTGATGTGGCTCGAACCCCGGGTTCGGTGTACGAGGAGCGCAGTAGTAAATATCAAGTTCACTTGAATATTTACCGAGCACCGCAGAGAAAAGTCCGCCAGCGGCGGGCGCCATCCCTCATCACCCACCATAATAACAGCCCTGCTTTTGCAGGGCTGTTATTATGAAATATTTTATCTATCCTCGGGCTTTAGAGATAAAATTTTAGGCCTGGGATTGCTCCCAGACCTAATAATCTACTACTTAATGATTTTTTATCGCTATGCAAGCCCCCTTGATTGTCTCGCATAGAATATTCAATTTTGCTAAAAGCTGATCTGCCTGTGTATCGATTGTAAATCCTGAAGATGCCTCTTTGATAGTATCGGACTTTAGGACTTTACGAACCGACTTAATTGCTGTCTCCAGGTAGTTGTTCCTAGATAGCAATTCGGCATTTTTCTTTTGTTCTGACAATACTAGTTTTTTAAGCTCCTTAATCTCTCGCTGAGCCTCTACAAGTTCTTGCCCAACTGTTTTGTACAGCCCCTCTACAGACTCCACCAGAGCCTCTACAACTGGGCTGTTTTCATCTGAAACGAGCTCGATAGCGGCCTTGGTATAGAGGCACTGTTTTAGCAGGTTATACCGGTCCTCCCCTATCGTTCTGGTTATCAATGATTGTATTTCTAGGATCTGTTCGCTGTCCACTTCTTCCAGACTCAGTATTGCTACATTATCGAACTCTCTGGTGCCACTCATCATGCTTTGCCTTTCGCTGGAGTTGACTTAGAGTTATACCATAAAGATAATAGTAGGTCAATTCCGTATTCTTTGCTAAACTTAGCTTATGACCAAAATTATTAGGGGTAAAGACATAGCCCAAGCATTACTTGATTCAGCCAAAGCTGGAATTAACAAACTATCCGTGCCCCCTAAGCTTGTAATTATTAGCTATAATGCCAATAAAGCATCGAGCCAATACATAAGCCTCAAGACAGAAAAAGCAGCCGAAGTAGGGATAGAATGCGCTAAGCTGGATTGGTCCAGCCAAGACCTCGACAGCTGCAAACTGGCGATGCAGAAATTAGCTAGCGACGGATCTGTAGACGGGATTATAGTCCAGCTACCAGTTACAGGCCTTGATAATTTTCAAGATGTATTAAATTTAATCCCAGCTAGCAAGGATGTTGATGGACTCTCTGAAGCCTCGCTGATATCTTTAAAAGAAAACAAGCAGGTTCTTATTCCTGCTACGCCAAAAGCAATATTAGAGATTATCGAAAAAGAAAATATTGAATTGAATAATAAAAATATTCTAATTATAGGCCAAGGCAAGCTAGTTGGCTTACCATTAGGTATTATATTAAAAAATAAAAGACTCAATATCACTACTGCCGATGCCTCTACTAATAACCTAAGCGATTTAACAATCGATGCCGACATAATAATAACAGCCACTGGATCGCCCAAATTATTAACTGGAAATATGGTAAAAGATGGCGTAATAGTTTTGGATGCCGGTGCTGCCGAAAGCGATGGTAGAACCATTGGGGATGTTGAATACGAGAGTGTTGAGCCAAAATGCTCGCTAATATCAAAGGTTCCAGGTGGCATCGGCCCAGTTACCGTGGCTTGCTTGCTCCAAAATGTCGTTGAGGCATCAAAAAACTCACAATGAATAATTTGTGAGTTTTT
Coding sequences within it:
- a CDS encoding DUF2268 domain-containing putative Zn-dependent protease (predicted Zn-dependent protease with a strongly conserved HExxH motif), which produces MKSDLVQIEFYFPNNKNNPKNKAKLVDLILDVMRESGSIDRAGFFDEKMLRSHILGLIGDADIDDYKVPSKAQVQEIRDCIEEAALKYNSHLAIPIKNYVYVLPYLPTEVDVAMQGVMGFTPYSCVFYIFLSAELWTKKSLENTVAHELNHTIFNYYHYDILNDHTLLDKMVMEGLAENFRENFFDKSSAAWAIALTEDKAFKIFNDMDDKTLFSKDRDLIDGVLYGNSTYEHWAGYSIGYWLVKGLLHNNLDLTWDTIMKLSSREILETIKNKKRV
- a CDS encoding bifunctional 5,10-methylenetetrahydrofolate dehydrogenase/5,10-methenyltetrahydrofolate cyclohydrolase — its product is MTKIIRGKDIAQALLDSAKAGINKLSVPPKLVIISYNANKASSQYISLKTEKAAEVGIECAKLDWSSQDLDSCKLAMQKLASDGSVDGIIVQLPVTGLDNFQDVLNLIPASKDVDGLSEASLISLKENKQVLIPATPKAILEIIEKENIELNNKNILIIGQGKLVGLPLGIILKNKRLNITTADASTNNLSDLTIDADIIITATGSPKLLTGNMVKDGVIVLDAGAAESDGRTIGDVEYESVEPKCSLISKVPGGIGPVTVACLLQNVVEASKNSQ